The window CGATCATCGTCATCCGCGCCATCTCAGAACCCCGCCTCCTGCCGCTGCCGGATCAGATGCGGCGGCATGGTCTCATAGACGCCTTCGAACATGTCGCGCGGGCTGGGGACTTTGCCCGCCGTCAGCGTGCCGATTGCTTCCGCCTCCTTCTGGGCGGCCCTCACGGTGTCCAGCACCTCCGCCTCGGCCTGCTTGTGGCGCTCCTCGCTCCATTCGCCGATGGCGATCAGGTGCTTCTTCAGCCGCTCGACCGGGTCGCCCAGCGGCCAGGCCGCCGCCTCGCGCCGGGAGCGGTAGGCGGAAGGGTCGTCGCTGGTGGAATGGCCGCCGGCGCGGTAGGTCACATGCTCGATCAGCGTCGGCCCATGCCCGCGCCGCGCCCGCTCGCAGGCCCATTTCGCCACCGCATGCACCGCCAGATAATCATTGCCATCGACCCGCACCGAGGCGATGCCAAAGCCGTGGCCGCGGGCGGCAAAGGTCCCGACCCCGCCGCGGGCAATGCCCTGGAAGGTCGAGATGGCCCATTGGTTGTTGACGATGTTCAGCACCACCGGCGCGTTGTAGGTCGAGGCAAACACCATCGCCGCGTGGAAATCGCTTTCGGCGGTGGAGCCGTCGCCGATCCAGCCCGCCGCAATCCGTGTATCGCCGGAAATGGCCGAGGCCATGGCCCAGCCCACCGACTGCACGAACTGGGTGCCCAGATTGCCGGAGATGCTGAAAAACCCGTGCTCCTTGGAGGAATACATGATCGGCAGCTGGCGGCCGTGCAGCGGGTCCTCGGCGTTGGAATAGATCTGGTTCATCATCGTGACCAGCGGATAGCCGCGGGCGATCAGCAGCCCGGCCTGCCGGTAGGTCGGGAAGTTCATGTCGCCCGGCTCCATCGCGCGGCTGAAGGCGCAGCTGACCGCCTCCTCGCCCAGATGCTGCATGTAGAAACTGGTCTTGCCCTGCCGCTGCGCATTCAGCATCCGCGCATCAAAGGTGCGCAGCAGCAGCATGTGGCGCAGCCCTTCATGCAGCTCCTCGGTGCTCAGCGCCCCGGCCCAGTCGCCCACCGCCGCGCCATCCTTGTTCAGCACCCGCACGATGGAAAACGCCATGTCCCGGATCAGATCCGGGTCCGCATCCACCGGCGGCCGCGCCACCGCGCCCGCGCGGGGGATTTCAAAGTCGGAAAAATCCGGGGTCCGGCCGGGACGGCAGCCCGGCTCGGGAACATTCAGGGAGAGCGGTCCGGTGTCACTGGTCATACTGCACCTTTCTGGCTGCGGCAGCCCCGGACCCTGTCCGGCGGGCTGTTTTGCCGGTCGGGCGGTACGGATCCGCAACGCTGCGCCGCCTGCCCTGCCCCGTTTTTTTATCACATAGTCCGGTAACCAATGGTTACCACGGTTGCACAGCCGCGCCGCCGCGGCAACCTGCGCAAGTTCAGCCGGGTCTGACCCTGCCCCCCTGCCCCGCCAGTGCCCAGGCCGCCAGGACACCGGCAATGGGGCGCCGTGTGCCAGGATCCGGCAGCGATGCGGCACGGTGTGTCACTCTTGCGGGCCAAAAACCTCAAACAGAGGCTGTGTTGGCATGGCAGGCCTGTTCACGCCGGCCGGGTTGGATAGGCCGCAGCCTTCCGGTCATCAGCCCTGGGTGACCAATTGGTAGCCGGGGTGCGCAACCGCGCGCAGGCTGGTGATCGGGGCCTCGCCGATCCAGGTTGTGCGCTCCATGACAAACAGCGCATCCCCCACCGCGCTCTGCAGCACCTCGCTGTCGCTGCCGGTGCCCGGGCGCGCGTACAGGCGCAGATCGCAGCGGCTGTAGGGGCGGTGCCGGACCAGCCACTCATTGGCGCTTTCGCGGGTCAGGTCGACGGTTTCGATTTCCGGCACGGTTTCCAGGCAGATCCAGCGGTCTTCGAAAATATAGGGGCGGCTGTCGGCCAGATGCAGCGCCTCGACGCGCAGCATCGGGCGGGTCTCATGCAGGCCGAAATTGGCCATGATGGCCGCCGGGGCCGGCTGCACGCTCTGCCGGATCAGCTGGTAGCGGTAGACGCAGCCCTTCTGCTCGACCTCCAGCCGGGTGATCGGGATATTCAGCGTTGCCCGGGTCACCGGGTCGCGCCGCACCATCGTGCCGCCCTTGCGGCGCCGTTCCACCAGCCCGCCTTCGGCCAGGTCCCGCATGGCGCGGTGAACGGTGGAGCGGGCGCATCCGAACCGGGCGGCGAACTCCTCGTCGCGCGGCAGCTTGTCCCCCGGCCCGTAGGTCGAGTTCAGAATCATCTCCCGGATACTGTCCCGGATGGCAATCCAGGAATGCCGCCGCTTCTCCGTCAAAATTCATCCCCCAGACCACACGGGACAATGGCCGCCGCCGCTCCATATTTCATCTTGCGCCAAAAGGCGAACGTGAACCGCGCAACCGTGATTGACATTATTATGTAGCTACATATTAATGTAAAGCACCTACAAAACAAGGCTGAGTCTGCGCTGCCCGAATTCGCCCAACGCAGATGCCCGTCAGACGGAGGAATGGAGACATGGAAAGACGTGAGTTTCTGAAGGCCGGAGCGCTTGGCACCGCGGCGGCGGCGCTGGCCAGCCCCGCCATCGCCCAGGGCAAGATGCAGTGGAAGATGGTCACCGCCTGGCCCAAGAACCTGCCCGGACCGGGTGTGGCGGCGCAGATGCTGGCCGACCGGATCACCACCCTGTCGGGCGGCCGCATCGAGGTGAAGCTGTTCGCCGCGGGCGAGCTGGTGCCGGGCCGCGGCGTCTTCGACGCGGTCTCCGAAGGCACTGCCGAGCTGTACCACGCGGTGCCGGCCTACTGGGGCTCGAAATCCAAGGGCATCCTGCTGTTCGGCTCGCAGCCTTTCGGCCTGCGCGCGGACGAGCAGTTCGGCTGGCTGTACCACGGCGGCGGCCAGGCCTTGTATGACGAGATGTACGGCCGCTTCGGCATCAAGCCGTTCCTGTGCGGCAATTCCGGCCCGCAGTGGGGCGGCTGGTTCAAGACCGAGATCAACTCCGCCGAGGATCTGAAGGGGATGAAGTTCCGCACCACCGGGCTGGCTTCGGAAATGGCGTCGAAACTGGGCATGGCGGCCGAGGCCACCAGCGGCCCGGCGATGTTCCAGGGGCTGCAGACCGGGGCGCTGGACGCGGGCGAATTCATCGGCCCCTGGACCGACAGCGCGCTGGGATATTACCAGGTGGCCAAGAACTACTACTGGCCGGGCGTGGGCGAGCCGTCCTCGGCCGAGGAATGCGGCGTCAATGCCGCCGTGTTCGCGGAGCTGCCGGAAGACCTGCAGCAGGTGGTGGCGATGGCCTGCG of the Leisingera thetidis genome contains:
- a CDS encoding 3-methyl-2-oxobutanoate dehydrogenase (2-methylpropanoyl-transferring) subunit alpha, whose protein sequence is MTSDTGPLSLNVPEPGCRPGRTPDFSDFEIPRAGAVARPPVDADPDLIRDMAFSIVRVLNKDGAAVGDWAGALSTEELHEGLRHMLLLRTFDARMLNAQRQGKTSFYMQHLGEEAVSCAFSRAMEPGDMNFPTYRQAGLLIARGYPLVTMMNQIYSNAEDPLHGRQLPIMYSSKEHGFFSISGNLGTQFVQSVGWAMASAISGDTRIAAGWIGDGSTAESDFHAAMVFASTYNAPVVLNIVNNQWAISTFQGIARGGVGTFAARGHGFGIASVRVDGNDYLAVHAVAKWACERARRGHGPTLIEHVTYRAGGHSTSDDPSAYRSRREAAAWPLGDPVERLKKHLIAIGEWSEERHKQAEAEVLDTVRAAQKEAEAIGTLTAGKVPSPRDMFEGVYETMPPHLIRQRQEAGF
- a CDS encoding GntR family transcriptional regulator; amino-acid sequence: MTEKRRHSWIAIRDSIREMILNSTYGPGDKLPRDEEFAARFGCARSTVHRAMRDLAEGGLVERRRKGGTMVRRDPVTRATLNIPITRLEVEQKGCVYRYQLIRQSVQPAPAAIMANFGLHETRPMLRVEALHLADSRPYIFEDRWICLETVPEIETVDLTRESANEWLVRHRPYSRCDLRLYARPGTGSDSEVLQSAVGDALFVMERTTWIGEAPITSLRAVAHPGYQLVTQG
- a CDS encoding TRAP transporter substrate-binding protein; translated protein: MERREFLKAGALGTAAAALASPAIAQGKMQWKMVTAWPKNLPGPGVAAQMLADRITTLSGGRIEVKLFAAGELVPGRGVFDAVSEGTAELYHAVPAYWGSKSKGILLFGSQPFGLRADEQFGWLYHGGGQALYDEMYGRFGIKPFLCGNSGPQWGGWFKTEINSAEDLKGMKFRTTGLASEMASKLGMAAEATSGPAMFQGLQTGALDAGEFIGPWTDSALGYYQVAKNYYWPGVGEPSSAEECGVNAAVFAELPEDLQQVVAMACESLYNPVWTEYTTKHALALKTMVDEHGVQVKMFPEDVIAAMGAAAKEVLAELQEDEDELVRRITESFIAYRDSVGGYMTYADNGQMNARASVMGY